Proteins encoded in a region of the Novibacillus thermophilus genome:
- a CDS encoding DUF6673 family protein, whose product MAIKIQTEKPEIPVEIGDLKFSFDVSDESIKKFREDALKIQKELENIESIDNDKEALEAAKNVLHRGYSLILGDGSFEKIYELSPSVIICMKYLEQIVVGIEEELRNKGYSQTQKEKAQKYISNKKK is encoded by the coding sequence GTGGCTATAAAAATTCAAACGGAAAAACCGGAGATTCCTGTCGAAATCGGGGATTTGAAATTTTCTTTTGATGTGTCGGATGAATCGATAAAGAAGTTTCGAGAAGATGCATTGAAGATTCAAAAGGAACTTGAAAACATTGAATCAATCGATAATGACAAGGAAGCACTTGAAGCCGCGAAGAATGTATTGCATCGTGGATATAGTCTTATTTTAGGCGACGGATCATTTGAGAAAATTTATGAGCTATCCCCTTCGGTAATCATTTGTATGAAATACCTAGAGCAGATCGTAGTCGGCATTGAGGAGGAGTTAAGAAACAAGGGGTATTCTCAAACTCAAAAAGAAAAGGCGCAAAAGTATATAAGCAACAAAAAGAAGTAG
- a CDS encoding phage portal protein codes for MGLLKGIEKLSDHKDVTLNEEMFQQIEIWKSLYKGYYEKWHNITYQTVEGRKQRIMESLNMAKASAAEMASLVFNEKCEISISDDTLANNIEEVFKQNKFYKKFQDYLEYSFALGGMVIKPYVEDEKIRLSFVTADCFIPLTWQNETIYEAVFPSEYKKGDKKYTHLEWHVWEDGEYVIRNELYESNGQDLGIKVALSTLFPDLEEEVRISGLSKPIFTYFKPNTANNIDTQSPLGISIYANALDTMKAIDTAFDSLHREFRLGKKRIIVPAHMVQVVIDPQTGEPKRYFNTSDETYEALNADENDVDIRDMTVELRVEEHIEAINALLNLFAMQTGFSAGTFTFDGESMKTATEVISEQSKTFKSKQSHEVIIEASLQELIDSIVAIAELYNIFSAPENYEVAISFDDSIAEDKSAEINQQIQLVTNQLQSRKRAIMRIHGMTEEDAEQLLQEIYAEERQGSPDFEELQSESVLFGARE; via the coding sequence ATGGGACTGCTGAAAGGAATAGAAAAACTGTCTGATCACAAAGATGTGACATTGAACGAGGAAATGTTTCAGCAGATAGAAATTTGGAAAAGTCTCTATAAGGGATACTATGAAAAATGGCACAATATAACGTATCAGACGGTTGAAGGAAGAAAACAACGCATCATGGAAAGCCTGAACATGGCTAAAGCATCTGCTGCGGAAATGGCTTCTCTCGTGTTCAACGAAAAATGTGAAATCAGTATAAGCGATGATACTTTAGCGAATAACATCGAAGAAGTGTTTAAGCAAAATAAGTTTTACAAAAAGTTTCAGGACTATCTCGAATACTCATTCGCACTCGGCGGCATGGTGATCAAGCCGTATGTGGAAGATGAGAAAATCAGGCTGTCGTTTGTTACAGCGGATTGCTTCATCCCGTTAACGTGGCAGAATGAGACGATCTATGAAGCTGTTTTCCCTTCGGAGTACAAAAAAGGTGACAAGAAGTACACTCACTTGGAATGGCACGTATGGGAAGACGGAGAATACGTCATCCGGAACGAATTGTACGAATCTAACGGACAGGACTTAGGCATAAAAGTAGCTTTATCGACATTGTTTCCTGATCTGGAAGAAGAAGTACGAATAAGCGGTTTGTCGAAACCGATTTTCACGTATTTCAAGCCAAACACGGCAAACAATATCGACACTCAAAGTCCACTGGGCATTAGCATCTATGCGAACGCTCTTGACACGATGAAAGCTATCGACACGGCGTTTGACAGCTTGCATCGAGAGTTCAGGCTTGGCAAAAAGCGAATTATCGTCCCTGCTCACATGGTCCAAGTAGTCATTGATCCACAGACAGGTGAGCCGAAGCGTTATTTCAATACCAGCGACGAAACATATGAAGCGCTCAACGCTGATGAGAACGATGTGGACATTAGAGACATGACCGTGGAATTGAGGGTCGAAGAACATATTGAAGCGATTAACGCATTGCTCAATCTGTTCGCGATGCAGACTGGTTTCTCGGCAGGGACATTTACTTTTGATGGCGAGAGCATGAAAACAGCAACCGAGGTCATCAGTGAGCAATCAAAAACATTTAAGAGCAAGCAGTCCCATGAAGTCATTATCGAAGCTAGTTTGCAAGAATTGATTGATTCGATAGTCGCAATTGCTGAACTATACAACATTTTTTCAGCGCCGGAGAATTATGAAGTCGCCATATCCTTCGATGACAGCATAGCAGAAGACAAGAGTGCTGAAATCAATCAACAGATTCAACTTGTTACGAATCAATTACAAAGCCGTAAACGTGCAATCATGCGAATACACGGGATGACAGAAGAAGACGCAGAACAATTGTTACAAGAGATATACGCAGAAGAACGGCAAGGTTCTCCTGACTTCGAGGAATTGCAAAGCGAATCAGTATTGTTTGGTGCAAGGGAGTGA
- a CDS encoding putative minor capsid protein has product MRIGPLPKRWLIHSIEYYEYLGEDDWSNPIYDDPIVIKNVRFDNSTVFSRDTTQTKVLADAVIFVDVTHSDPVLDFKERSKIQFNGRDMILQKVIPCFYPHKNEVRHYELEVI; this is encoded by the coding sequence ATGCGTATCGGTCCGTTGCCGAAGCGTTGGCTCATTCATTCGATTGAGTATTACGAGTATCTCGGGGAGGATGATTGGAGTAACCCGATATACGATGATCCGATTGTGATCAAAAACGTGCGTTTTGACAATTCAACTGTGTTTAGCCGCGATACAACACAAACAAAGGTTTTAGCCGATGCGGTTATTTTTGTAGACGTCACACATAGTGACCCTGTTCTTGATTTTAAGGAACGATCAAAAATTCAGTTCAACGGCAGGGATATGATACTTCAAAAAGTGATTCCCTGCTTTTATCCGCACAAAAACGAGGTCAGACACTACGAACTCGAGGTGATCTGA
- a CDS encoding phage minor capsid protein, with protein MNPNQLDIFTQPVIDIYRTLEEEIFLMMAKRLKTDDDITREQAFEWQAEKIQQLNSINDETIKMLSKTTGLAEKEIRKIFEEVGDETINTVDEDVERIYNQAKAEGKSDILATFVVLGAMIYGFQRLRKSREYQRTVSEFQNRVFRDFNVFINETLITTNYGEGTVARMYRRIVEEAVSRVLTGDITINKAVAETVIKWAERGIQSGFVDRSGRIWSLDRYAEATIRSTVNTLYNELTINRMKEYGTDLVLVSSLPDPREACSRIQGKVASLSYPSSHPKYPSVYEFGYGELWGLRGVNCRHRFYAWFEGISENNQVQYNVREAQERYQLSQKQRYYERQIRKAKRSLNIAKELGDEELIQRYRRLVRARQARIREFIKEHDLPRRYDRERVIA; from the coding sequence ATGAATCCTAACCAACTAGACATATTCACTCAACCCGTCATAGATATTTACCGTACCCTGGAAGAGGAAATATTTTTAATGATGGCCAAACGGTTGAAAACAGACGATGATATTACACGAGAACAAGCGTTTGAGTGGCAAGCTGAAAAAATACAGCAGTTAAATTCAATAAATGATGAGACAATAAAGATGTTATCTAAAACAACTGGTCTTGCCGAAAAGGAAATCAGAAAAATCTTTGAAGAGGTCGGAGATGAAACAATTAACACTGTTGATGAAGACGTGGAGAGAATCTACAATCAAGCGAAAGCAGAAGGAAAGAGCGATATATTAGCGACTTTTGTTGTATTAGGCGCAATGATCTACGGCTTTCAGCGGTTAAGGAAATCTAGAGAATATCAGCGGACAGTTAGCGAATTTCAAAATAGAGTTTTTCGTGATTTCAATGTGTTCATCAATGAAACGCTAATCACAACGAATTACGGCGAAGGAACAGTTGCGAGGATGTATCGCCGTATCGTCGAAGAAGCGGTAAGTCGGGTATTGACAGGGGATATCACGATCAATAAAGCCGTGGCTGAAACTGTTATAAAATGGGCTGAACGAGGCATACAATCAGGATTCGTTGACAGAAGCGGTCGGATATGGAGCCTAGACCGATACGCCGAAGCGACAATTCGGTCAACGGTAAACACTTTGTATAACGAGTTAACGATAAATCGAATGAAAGAGTACGGGACAGACTTAGTTCTAGTTAGCAGTCTTCCTGATCCACGGGAAGCCTGTTCTCGTATACAGGGAAAAGTCGCATCGCTCAGCTATCCGTCGAGCCATCCAAAATATCCGAGCGTATACGAGTTCGGTTACGGAGAGCTTTGGGGTTTGCGGGGGGTTAATTGTCGACATCGCTTTTACGCTTGGTTTGAAGGAATCAGCGAAAATAACCAAGTTCAATACAATGTCAGAGAAGCTCAAGAAAGGTATCAGCTTTCACAAAAACAGCGTTATTATGAACGTCAGATTCGTAAAGCAAAACGCTCTTTGAATATCGCGAAGGAATTAGGAGATGAAGAACTGATACAGCGGTATAGAAGACTTGTCAGAGCCAGACAGGCAAGAATACGAGAGTTTATCAAAGAACATGATCTACCAAGACGATATGATAGAGAAAGAGTGATTGCGTAA
- a CDS encoding minor capsid protein produces MAVRVNVKKDLRGVGKRVSQMTKLGQYALANQVHADSNRYAPLLTGDLRNQSAVSPDNKSIVWNVPYARRQYYNYGAKFTTPGTGPKWDEKAKAIHIRSWERVVKRAMK; encoded by the coding sequence ATGGCAGTCAGAGTAAATGTGAAAAAAGACTTAAGAGGTGTCGGGAAACGGGTTTCGCAGATGACTAAGCTAGGGCAATATGCTCTGGCGAATCAGGTTCATGCTGACTCGAACCGTTATGCACCATTGTTGACAGGAGACTTACGCAACCAATCGGCAGTATCGCCGGACAACAAGTCTATCGTTTGGAACGTTCCTTACGCTAGACGACAGTACTACAACTATGGCGCAAAATTCACCACGCCGGGCACGGGGCCAAAATGGGACGAAAAAGCGAAAGCAATTCACATACGATCGTGGGAACGAGTTGTTAAAAGGGCGATGAAGTAA
- a CDS encoding phage tail terminator protein: MTLDFMLKLNQLINSLDLYAPCKIGVLGEEESLSIMSMPGGEETVYFDGVRDKDYQVQVNAKSRNHNNCFNALTTIYQTLENLTDLPSDNGSYDFQGITTQSLPSLVMQDEDGFFIYQLSISAKITIYEGVS; the protein is encoded by the coding sequence ATGACACTTGATTTTATGTTGAAGCTGAATCAACTCATTAACAGTCTTGACCTTTATGCGCCTTGCAAGATCGGCGTGTTAGGAGAAGAAGAAAGCCTGTCCATTATGTCAATGCCCGGCGGGGAAGAAACGGTCTATTTCGACGGCGTGCGGGACAAGGATTATCAAGTACAGGTGAATGCGAAAAGCAGGAATCACAATAACTGTTTCAACGCTTTAACAACGATTTATCAAACACTTGAAAATCTAACAGATTTACCGAGCGATAACGGAAGTTACGATTTTCAGGGAATTACCACACAATCATTACCGTCACTCGTGATGCAGGATGAGGACGGTTTTTTTATTTACCAGCTTTCGATTAGCGCAAAAATTACGATTTATGAAGGAGTGAGCTAA
- a CDS encoding YjcQ family protein translates to MNKKKLRYAILKEINSGNKRLTEKDFGVSEDDFDETVRYLDREGYLKGLMYADDRPCLFEGTAYVTEKGEDYLSANSKLSKTYKGLKEIRDWLKL, encoded by the coding sequence ATGAACAAGAAAAAATTAAGGTATGCGATATTAAAGGAAATTAACAGCGGGAATAAAAGGTTAACAGAGAAGGATTTTGGGGTTTCGGAGGATGATTTTGACGAGACTGTACGCTATCTTGACAGAGAGGGTTATCTGAAAGGTCTCATGTACGCTGATGATAGACCTTGTCTGTTCGAAGGAACCGCTTATGTAACAGAAAAAGGGGAAGATTATTTATCAGCAAATAGCAAACTATCAAAAACATATAAAGGATTAAAAGAAATAAGAGATTGGTTGAAGTTATAG
- a CDS encoding phage tail tube protein, translating to MARQKNALTEYYVGAIPSDGSTEPEYFRLAKWISTVTDDSEEETESVGYYDGDGTPETDVISVAKTYTFEGFYDDEDPAMSFIKSLEFETGEGRKIMFKQVRTNGDTLEGRATVTDIAVTGGEATEYATFNCTIAWDRKPDITPGDGNGGGGVEG from the coding sequence GTGGCGAGACAAAAGAACGCTCTGACGGAATATTACGTTGGCGCTATACCTAGCGACGGGTCAACCGAACCGGAATATTTTCGTTTGGCGAAATGGATTTCAACCGTTACGGATGATTCGGAAGAAGAAACGGAAAGTGTAGGGTATTACGACGGTGATGGGACGCCTGAAACAGATGTGATCAGCGTAGCGAAAACTTACACATTCGAAGGGTTTTATGATGATGAAGATCCGGCTATGTCGTTTATCAAGAGTCTTGAGTTTGAGACAGGTGAAGGCCGGAAAATTATGTTTAAGCAAGTGCGAACAAATGGCGACACGCTTGAAGGGCGTGCAACAGTAACTGACATTGCAGTGACAGGAGGAGAAGCGACAGAATACGCGACGTTCAACTGCACAATTGCGTGGGACAGAAAGCCGGACATCACACCCGGTGACGGAAATGGTGGCGGTGGAGTAGAGGGGTAG
- a CDS encoding helix-turn-helix domain-containing protein, producing MESQSIGEFIRSKRKEKGLSLRELARRTGVSQPYLSQLETGSHNNPSLDTLRKICKQLDVDYIDFFVRIGYITEEDIKSYVARRWLNES from the coding sequence ATGGAATCACAGTCGATTGGAGAATTCATCCGATCAAAACGAAAGGAAAAAGGGTTGTCTTTGCGAGAGTTGGCAAGGAGAACTGGAGTTTCTCAGCCTTATTTGTCTCAATTAGAAACAGGAAGCCACAACAACCCTTCTTTAGATACTTTGCGAAAAATATGTAAACAATTGGATGTGGATTATATAGATTTTTTTGTCAGAATTGGATATATAACCGAAGAAGACATAAAAAGCTATGTCGCCAGAAGGTGGTTAAATGAATCCTAA
- a CDS encoding PBSX family phage terminase large subunit yields the protein MNETIVKVTDLINRNFYPVWRTEKPNVVLSGGRSSMKSSVISLKLVADFLKDDMGNVVCLRKVGKYLSTSCYEQIKWAIYMLGVENEFYFGKSPLKITHRRTKTAFYFYGVDDPMKLKSTIIAKGYVMALWFEELAEFDGVEDIDTVEDTFIRQDLDGKEVKVYYSYNPPRNPYAWVNEWKESKVNDPDFFIHHSTYLQDEKGFLSKQLLRKIENYKKNDYDYWLWMYKGEIIGLGDMVYNMNHFHPLDELPDDDDILLIDTATDTGHQVSATVHCAFALTKKRNVILLDTWYYSPENKSVKKAPSDLSKDFFEWITKIRETYKKSIDRMTIDSAEGALRNQVFKDYSIRLHPISKKKKVDMIDNVHDLLAQGRFFYLDTENNKIFIEEHRKYQWDADTLQSDDPKVVKEDDHTCDAFQYYVNDNLRKLGLKF from the coding sequence ATGAATGAGACTATAGTTAAGGTCACGGATTTAATCAATCGAAACTTTTACCCTGTATGGAGAACGGAAAAGCCGAACGTGGTGTTATCCGGCGGACGTTCCTCGATGAAATCATCGGTTATCTCTTTGAAACTAGTGGCAGATTTCCTGAAAGACGATATGGGGAACGTTGTTTGTTTACGTAAGGTCGGGAAGTACCTCTCTACGAGTTGTTATGAACAGATTAAATGGGCAATCTACATGCTTGGCGTGGAGAATGAATTTTATTTTGGGAAATCGCCACTCAAAATCACGCACCGTCGGACAAAGACGGCTTTTTATTTTTACGGTGTAGACGATCCAATGAAATTAAAGTCAACAATCATCGCGAAAGGCTATGTGATGGCGTTATGGTTTGAAGAATTAGCCGAATTCGACGGAGTAGAGGATATAGACACGGTTGAAGATACGTTTATTCGGCAGGATTTAGACGGAAAAGAGGTAAAGGTTTATTATTCGTACAACCCACCCAGAAACCCTTACGCATGGGTGAACGAGTGGAAAGAAAGCAAAGTGAATGACCCTGACTTCTTTATTCATCATTCGACATATCTTCAGGACGAAAAAGGTTTTCTTTCAAAGCAACTGCTACGAAAAATCGAGAATTACAAAAAGAATGACTATGATTACTGGCTTTGGATGTACAAAGGGGAGATCATCGGGCTGGGAGACATGGTATACAACATGAATCACTTTCACCCGTTGGATGAACTCCCTGATGACGATGATATACTCCTCATCGATACTGCGACGGATACAGGGCATCAAGTGTCGGCGACGGTTCATTGCGCGTTTGCGTTGACGAAAAAACGAAACGTTATTTTGCTTGACACGTGGTACTATTCGCCGGAGAACAAGTCCGTGAAGAAAGCGCCAAGCGACCTGTCGAAGGACTTTTTCGAGTGGATAACGAAAATAAGAGAGACATACAAAAAATCGATCGACAGAATGACGATTGATTCGGCAGAGGGTGCGCTGAGAAACCAAGTTTTCAAGGATTATTCGATCAGGCTTCATCCAATCTCGAAAAAGAAAAAAGTGGATATGATCGACAACGTTCATGACTTGCTGGCTCAAGGCAGGTTTTTTTATTTGGATACGGAAAACAACAAGATATTTATCGAAGAACATAGAAAATATCAATGGGATGCGGATACGTTACAATCGGACGACCCGAAAGTGGTTAAAGAAGACGATCACACATGCGATGCGTTCCAATACTACGTGAATGACAACTTGCGCAAGTTAGGGTTGAAATTTTAG
- a CDS encoding helix-turn-helix domain-containing protein yields MARGPKLNDRKKEKIRQLLAEGYAKNAVAKKVGVSWATVDKVSKEDADGLETLREQKKEQWIKESWKTIYLYMQHVQSEKVIKRTGARDSAILIGTLHDKMLKAKELELKQQELELKRKEIEEPQTSRVIIVDDVPEVETDE; encoded by the coding sequence ATGGCGAGAGGCCCTAAGCTGAACGACCGAAAAAAAGAGAAGATAAGGCAGTTGCTGGCAGAAGGGTATGCTAAAAATGCAGTCGCGAAAAAAGTGGGTGTATCATGGGCGACAGTAGATAAGGTGAGTAAGGAAGATGCAGATGGTCTTGAGACTTTACGAGAACAGAAAAAAGAACAGTGGATAAAGGAATCGTGGAAGACAATATATCTCTACATGCAACACGTTCAATCCGAAAAGGTCATAAAGCGGACGGGTGCTAGAGACAGCGCAATTCTCATCGGGACACTTCATGACAAGATGTTAAAGGCAAAGGAACTTGAATTGAAACAACAAGAACTTGAGTTAAAGCGGAAAGAAATCGAAGAACCGCAAACGAGCCGTGTTATTATCGTTGACGACGTGCCAGAGGTAGAAACAGATGAATGA
- a CDS encoding bacteriophage Gp15 family protein, whose protein sequence is MKRVLSLAYPIDDTVEINGEKYELDMSFDNVIRLIDMLNDDELDDITKIEIGLYMLLSVELDYDIEKKAKIFKEIFEKVILEGEKAEPALDIQGNPMPEKKEKVIYSLKEDAEYIYASFMQDYGIDLIEEQGKLHWYKFKALLSGLRNDTHFKEILNIRTMELPKGKGMEKERRRIMELKEIYKLKDQSD, encoded by the coding sequence GTGAAGCGCGTGCTTTCACTTGCTTATCCGATAGATGACACTGTAGAAATTAACGGTGAAAAATACGAGTTAGATATGAGCTTTGATAATGTTATACGGCTTATCGACATGCTTAATGATGATGAATTAGACGACATAACAAAGATTGAGATAGGTTTATACATGCTTTTAAGCGTTGAATTAGATTATGATATCGAGAAGAAAGCAAAGATTTTCAAAGAAATTTTTGAAAAAGTTATTTTAGAAGGAGAAAAAGCTGAGCCTGCCTTGGATATTCAAGGGAATCCTATGCCGGAGAAAAAAGAAAAGGTTATATATTCGCTAAAAGAAGACGCCGAGTATATATATGCCTCTTTTATGCAAGATTATGGAATTGATTTGATCGAAGAGCAGGGAAAGCTTCACTGGTATAAATTTAAGGCTTTGTTATCTGGATTGAGAAACGATACGCACTTTAAAGAAATTTTAAACATTAGAACGATGGAATTGCCAAAAGGAAAAGGGATGGAAAAGGAACGTCGACGAATAATGGAACTAAAAGAAATATATAAATTAAAAGATCAATCCGATTAA